The following are encoded in a window of Mycobacterium decipiens genomic DNA:
- a CDS encoding ABC transporter ATP-binding protein/permease gives MGPTPFKPSIDWSAAFPDSLYWVGKAWTISAVCVLAVLILLRYFTPWGRQFWRITREYFVGAESVRVWLLLGVLLLSVVLAVRLNVLFSYQGNDMYTALQKAFQGTAAGDQVVKSSGVRGFWMSIGVFSVMAVLHVARVMADIYLTQRFIIAWRVWLTDHLTKDWLEGRAYYRDLFIDETIDNPDQRIQQDVDIFTAGAGGTPNEPSNGTASTLLFGAVQSIISVISFTAILWNLSGTLNIFGLSFPRAMFWTVLVYVFVATIISFVIGRPLILLSFRNEKLNAAFRYALVRLRDAAEAVGFYRGERVEGRQLRRRFTPVIDNYRRYVRRSIAFNGWNLSVSQTIVPLPWVIQAPRLFAGQIDFGDVTQTAMAFGNIHDSLSFFRNNYDAFASFRAAIIRLHGMVDANDKGRALPAVLTRPSDDASIELNDVEVRTPAGERLIDPLDVRLGRGESLVITGRSGSGKTTLLRSLAELWPFASGTLRRPDGDNDTMFLSQLPYVPLGSLRDVVCYPNSAADIPHDTLRDTLGKVALAPLCDRLDEERDWAKVLSPGEQQRVAFARVLLTKPKAVFLDESTSALDTGLEFALYQLLRSELPDCIVVSVSHRPALELLHDHQLELLGGGPWRLRPVEKEPAPV, from the coding sequence TTGGGCCCGACACCGTTTAAGCCATCCATCGACTGGTCCGCCGCATTCCCGGATTCTTTGTATTGGGTCGGCAAAGCCTGGACGATCAGTGCCGTCTGTGTGCTCGCCGTGCTGATTCTGCTCAGATATTTCACGCCGTGGGGGCGCCAGTTCTGGCGGATCACCCGCGAGTACTTCGTTGGCGCCGAGAGCGTGCGCGTTTGGCTGTTGCTTGGTGTGCTCTTGCTGTCGGTCGTGCTGGCGGTGCGCCTGAATGTGCTGTTCAGCTACCAGGGCAATGACATGTACACGGCGCTGCAGAAGGCCTTCCAAGGCACCGCCGCCGGCGATCAGGTGGTGAAAAGCTCTGGTGTGCGCGGATTTTGGATGTCGATCGGGGTCTTCAGCGTGATGGCGGTACTACACGTGGCCCGGGTGATGGCCGACATCTACCTGACCCAGCGCTTCATCATCGCCTGGCGGGTGTGGCTGACGGACCATCTCACCAAGGACTGGCTGGAGGGCAGGGCCTACTACCGGGACCTTTTCATCGACGAGACGATCGACAACCCTGACCAACGCATCCAGCAGGACGTCGACATCTTCACCGCCGGGGCCGGTGGTACACCGAATGAACCGTCCAACGGGACGGCCAGCACGTTGCTATTCGGGGCCGTCCAATCGATTATTTCGGTGATCTCCTTCACCGCTATCCTGTGGAATCTGTCGGGCACCCTGAATATCTTCGGTCTGTCTTTCCCGCGGGCGATGTTCTGGACCGTGCTGGTTTATGTGTTCGTGGCCACGATCATTTCGTTCGTGATCGGGCGACCACTAATTTTGCTGAGCTTTCGCAACGAAAAGCTCAACGCCGCTTTTCGTTACGCCCTGGTGCGATTGCGCGATGCCGCCGAGGCGGTGGGTTTCTATCGCGGCGAGCGGGTGGAAGGCAGGCAATTGCGCCGACGGTTCACCCCGGTCATCGACAACTACCGTCGATATGTGCGCCGAAGCATCGCCTTCAACGGTTGGAACCTGTCGGTGAGTCAGACGATTGTCCCGTTGCCGTGGGTGATCCAGGCGCCGCGGTTGTTTGCCGGCCAGATCGACTTCGGCGATGTCACGCAGACCGCAATGGCCTTCGGCAACATTCACGATTCGTTGTCGTTCTTCCGCAACAACTACGACGCGTTTGCGTCCTTCCGCGCGGCGATCATCCGACTGCACGGAATGGTTGACGCCAACGACAAGGGCCGCGCCCTGCCCGCGGTCCTGACCCGGCCGAGTGACGACGCGTCAATTGAGCTCAACGACGTCGAGGTGCGTACGCCTGCCGGCGAGCGATTGATCGACCCGCTCGACGTTCGGCTGGGCCGTGGCGAGTCGCTAGTGATCACCGGGCGTTCAGGGTCCGGCAAGACCACCCTGCTACGCAGCCTCGCGGAATTGTGGCCGTTCGCCTCAGGGACACTGCGCCGCCCGGACGGCGACAACGACACGATGTTCTTGTCCCAGTTGCCCTATGTGCCACTGGGCAGTCTTCGCGACGTGGTGTGCTACCCGAATTCAGCGGCCGACATCCCGCACGACACCCTGCGGGACACGCTGGGCAAGGTGGCGCTCGCGCCGCTGTGCGATCGGCTGGACGAAGAACGCGACTGGGCCAAAGTCCTTTCCCCCGGGGAGCAGCAACGCGTCGCGTTTGCCCGCGTTCTGCTGACCAAGCCCAAGGCGGTCTTCCTTGACGAAAGCACGTCGGCGCTCGACACCGGACTGGAATTCGCGCTTTACCAGTTGTTGCGCAGCGAACTGCCGGATTGCATTGTGGTCAGTGTCAGCCATCGACCCGCGCTGGAACTGCTGCACGACCACCAGCTGGAACTGCTAGGCGGCGGCCCGTGGCGGCTGCGCCCCGTGGAAAAGGAGCCCGCACCGGTCTAA
- a CDS encoding acetolactate synthase, translated as MSTDTVPAHTIHAGRLIARRLKASGIDTVFTLSGGHLFSIYDGCREEGIRLIDTRHEQTAAFAAEGWSKVTRVPGVAALTAGPGVTNGMSAMAAAQQNQSPLVVLGGRAPALRWGMGSLQEIDHVPFVAPLARFAATAQSAEDAGQLVDQALLSAVSAPSGVAFVDFPMDHAFSMSDDPGRPGALTDLPTSATPDGAVLDRVTDLLAAAQRPVIMAGTNVWWGHAEAALLRLAENLRIPVLMNGMARGVVPADHPLAFSRARAKALGEADVALIVGVPMDFRLGFGGVFGSTTQLVVLDRVEPAREHPRPVAAGLYGDLTAILTALATGGGAQHPDWIDELRTAETAARDLEQAELADDRVPLHPMRVYAELASLLDRDAVVVIDAGDFGSYAGRMIDSYLPGCWLDSGPFGCLGSGPGYALAAKLALPERQVVLLQGDGAFGFSGMEWDTLVRHHVPVVSVIGNNGIWGLEKHPMEALYGYSVVAELRPGTRYDEIVRALGGHGELVSAPAELRPALERAFSSGLPAVVNVLTDPSVAYPRRSNLA; from the coding sequence ATGAGCACCGACACCGTCCCCGCCCACACCATTCACGCCGGCCGGCTCATCGCGCGCCGACTCAAAGCCAGCGGCATCGACACGGTCTTCACGTTGTCGGGTGGTCACCTGTTCTCCATCTACGACGGCTGCCGCGAGGAAGGCATCCGCCTGATCGACACCCGCCACGAGCAAACCGCCGCCTTCGCCGCCGAAGGCTGGTCGAAGGTGACCCGGGTGCCGGGGGTGGCCGCGCTCACTGCTGGTCCGGGCGTCACCAACGGGATGAGCGCGATGGCTGCCGCGCAGCAGAACCAGTCGCCGCTGGTGGTGCTCGGCGGTCGCGCGCCCGCGCTGCGTTGGGGGATGGGCTCCCTGCAGGAGATTGACCACGTGCCGTTCGTGGCGCCGTTGGCTCGTTTCGCCGCTACGGCGCAATCAGCCGAGGACGCAGGCCAGCTCGTCGACCAGGCGCTGCTGTCGGCGGTGAGTGCCCCGTCGGGTGTGGCATTCGTCGACTTCCCGATGGATCACGCGTTTTCCATGTCCGACGATCCGGGGCGCCCCGGCGCTCTAACGGACTTGCCGACAAGTGCCACCCCCGACGGCGCCGTACTGGACCGGGTAACCGACCTGCTGGCGGCCGCACAGCGGCCGGTGATCATGGCCGGAACGAATGTCTGGTGGGGACACGCGGAGGCGGCCCTGCTGCGTCTGGCCGAGAACCTGCGGATCCCGGTGCTGATGAACGGGATGGCCCGCGGCGTGGTGCCCGCCGACCACCCGCTGGCGTTCTCGCGCGCGCGGGCGAAAGCGTTGGGGGAGGCCGACGTCGCGTTGATTGTGGGAGTACCCATGGACTTCCGTCTGGGTTTCGGCGGGGTGTTCGGGTCGACAACCCAGCTGGTCGTGCTAGACCGCGTCGAACCCGCACGCGAACATCCGCGACCAGTCGCGGCTGGGCTCTACGGGGATCTGACCGCGATCCTCACGGCGTTGGCCACCGGCGGTGGGGCCCAGCATCCGGACTGGATCGACGAGCTCCGGACGGCCGAGACTGCGGCGCGCGATCTCGAGCAGGCCGAGCTGGCCGATGACCGGGTCCCGCTGCATCCAATGCGGGTGTACGCCGAGCTGGCGTCGCTGCTGGATCGCGACGCAGTCGTCGTTATCGACGCTGGAGACTTCGGGTCTTACGCCGGCCGGATGATCGACAGCTATCTGCCAGGCTGCTGGCTGGACAGCGGTCCGTTCGGCTGTCTTGGCTCAGGGCCCGGTTATGCCCTGGCCGCCAAACTGGCGCTGCCGGAGCGCCAGGTTGTGCTCCTGCAGGGTGACGGCGCGTTTGGGTTTAGCGGCATGGAGTGGGACACGCTGGTACGGCACCACGTACCGGTGGTTTCGGTGATAGGCAACAACGGCATCTGGGGCTTGGAGAAGCACCCGATGGAAGCGTTGTACGGCTATTCCGTGGTGGCGGAGCTGCGGCCAGGAACTCGCTACGACGAGATTGTGCGCGCTTTGGGCGGCCACGGCGAGCTGGTGTCGGCGCCGGCCGAGCTTCGGCCGGCGCTCGAACGTGCCTTCAGTAGTGGTCTGCCCGCCGTCGTCAACGTGCTCACCGACCCAAGCGTCGCCTATCCACGCCGGTCCAATCTGGCCTGA
- the secA2 gene encoding accessory Sec system translocase SecA2 translates to MPNTTRAQPGRLSSRFWRLLGASTEKNRSRSLAEVTASAEYDKEAAALTDEKLRKAAGLLILEDLAESADIPQYLAIAREAAERTTGLRPFDVQLLGALRMLAGDVIEMATGEGKTLAGAIAAAGYAMAGRHVHVVTINDYLARRDAEWMGPLLEAMGLTVGWITAESTSQDRRAAYGCDVTYASVNEIGFDVLRDQLVTDVADLVSPNPDVALIDEADSVLVDEALVPLVLAGTTHRETPRLEIIRLVAELVGDRDADEYFATDSDSRNVHLTEAGARRVEKALGGIDLYSEEHVGTTLTEVNVALHAHVLLQRDVHYIVRDDAVHLINASRGRIAQLQRWPDGLQAAVEAKEGIETTETGEVLDTITVQALINRYATVCGMTGTALAAGEQLRQFYKLAVSPIPPNTPNIREDEADRVYITAAAKNDAIVEHIVDVHETGQPVLVGTRDVAESEELHERLLRRGVPAVVLNAKNDAEEARVIAEAGKYDAVTVSTQMAGRGTDIRLGGSDEADHDRVAELGGLHVVGTGRHHTERLDNQLRGRAGRQGDPGSSVFFSSWEDDVVAANLDNNKLPMETDEDGRIVSPRTSSLLDHAQRVAEGRLLDVHANTWRYNQLIAQQRAIIVERRNTLLRTATAREELAELAPKRYAELSGELSEERLDKICRLIMLYHLDRGWADHLAFLADIRESIHLRALGRQNPLDEFHRMAVDAFASLAADAIEAAQQTFETANLLDDEPGLDLSKLARPTSTWTYMVNDNPLSDDTLSTLSLPGIFR, encoded by the coding sequence GTGCCCAACACCACCCGCGCGCAACCCGGCCGGCTGAGCAGCCGATTCTGGCGGTTGCTCGGCGCCAGCACCGAAAAGAACCGGAGCCGTTCGCTGGCCGAGGTAACCGCTTCAGCCGAGTACGACAAGGAAGCCGCCGCCCTCACCGACGAGAAGTTACGCAAGGCGGCTGGCCTGCTCATCCTCGAGGATCTCGCGGAGTCGGCCGATATCCCGCAGTATCTCGCGATCGCCCGGGAAGCCGCGGAAAGGACGACCGGGCTCCGACCATTTGATGTGCAGTTGCTTGGCGCGCTGCGCATGCTCGCCGGTGACGTGATCGAGATGGCCACCGGTGAGGGCAAAACGCTGGCCGGGGCGATCGCGGCCGCTGGCTACGCGATGGCCGGCCGGCACGTGCACGTCGTGACGATCAACGATTACCTGGCCCGGCGCGACGCGGAGTGGATGGGCCCGCTGCTGGAGGCGATGGGCCTGACGGTCGGCTGGATCACAGCGGAGTCGACGAGCCAGGACCGCAGGGCCGCATACGGCTGCGATGTCACGTATGCCTCGGTCAACGAGATCGGCTTCGATGTGCTGCGTGACCAGCTGGTGACCGATGTGGCCGACCTGGTATCGCCGAATCCGGATGTGGCACTCATCGACGAAGCCGACTCCGTGCTGGTCGACGAGGCACTGGTGCCCCTGGTGCTGGCCGGAACCACGCACCGTGAGACGCCGCGGCTGGAGATCATTCGGCTGGTCGCTGAGCTGGTCGGCGACCGGGATGCCGACGAGTACTTTGCCACCGATTCCGATAGCCGCAACGTCCACTTGACCGAGGCCGGCGCGCGCAGGGTCGAGAAGGCGCTCGGCGGTATCGATCTTTACTCCGAGGAACACGTCGGCACCACGCTGACCGAGGTCAATGTCGCGCTGCACGCGCACGTGCTGCTGCAGCGCGACGTGCACTACATCGTCCGGGACGACGCGGTGCACCTGATCAACGCGTCGCGCGGCCGCATCGCGCAACTGCAGCGCTGGCCGGACGGGCTGCAGGCCGCCGTCGAGGCCAAGGAGGGTATCGAGACCACCGAAACCGGTGAGGTCCTCGACACCATTACGGTGCAAGCCCTGATCAACCGGTATGCGACCGTGTGCGGAATGACCGGCACCGCGCTGGCCGCCGGTGAACAGCTCCGCCAGTTCTACAAACTCGCCGTCTCACCGATCCCACCGAACACCCCGAACATCCGCGAGGACGAGGCCGACCGGGTTTACATCACCGCTGCGGCCAAGAATGACGCGATCGTCGAGCACATCGTCGACGTGCACGAGACCGGGCAGCCGGTGCTGGTCGGCACCCGCGACGTGGCCGAATCCGAGGAACTGCACGAGCGCCTGCTGCGCCGCGGTGTGCCCGCGGTGGTGCTCAACGCGAAAAACGATGCCGAGGAGGCTCGGGTCATCGCCGAGGCCGGCAAGTACGACGCGGTCACGGTGTCGACTCAAATGGCCGGGCGCGGCACCGATATCCGGCTCGGCGGGTCCGACGAAGCAGATCACGACAGGGTCGCCGAATTGGGCGGGCTGCACGTCGTCGGCACCGGCCGGCATCACACCGAGCGACTGGACAACCAATTGCGCGGCCGGGCCGGTCGCCAGGGGGATCCGGGATCTTCGGTGTTCTTCTCGAGCTGGGAAGACGATGTCGTCGCGGCCAACCTCGACAACAACAAATTGCCCATGGAAACCGACGAGGACGGTCGGATCGTCAGCCCCCGGACGAGTAGTCTGCTCGACCATGCTCAGCGCGTCGCCGAGGGCCGGCTGTTGGATGTGCACGCCAACACCTGGCGCTACAACCAGCTGATCGCCCAGCAGCGCGCCATCATCGTCGAGCGGCGTAACACGTTGCTGCGCACCGCAACCGCGCGTGAGGAACTCGCCGAATTGGCGCCGAAGCGATATGCGGAGCTATCTGGTGAACTCTCCGAAGAACGCCTCGACAAGATTTGCCGGCTGATCATGCTGTACCACCTCGACCGCGGCTGGGCCGATCACCTGGCGTTCCTGGCTGACATTCGGGAAAGCATCCATCTGCGCGCGCTGGGCCGGCAGAATCCGCTCGATGAGTTTCACCGGATGGCGGTGGACGCGTTCGCGTCACTGGCCGCCGATGCCATCGAGGCGGCTCAACAGACATTCGAAACCGCCAATCTCCTCGACGACGAGCCGGGGTTGGACCTGTCCAAACTGGCCCGGCCCACGTCGACATGGACCTACATGGTCAATGACAACCCGCTGTCCGATGACACGCTATCTACCCTCAGCCTGCCCGGGATATTCCGCTGA
- a CDS encoding CDP-alcohol phosphatidyltransferase family protein, which yields MKPVLTQNRVLTVPNVLSVLRLALIPVFVYVMLVAHINGWAVAILVFSGVSDWADGKFARLLNQSSRLGVLLDPAVDRLYMVTVPIVLGLSGVVPWWFVVTLLARDALLAATLPLLWSRGLSALPVTYVGKAATFCFMVGFPIILLGQWDQLWSRVLLACGWGFLIWGMYAYLWAFVLYAVQMTMVVRQMPKLKHRTHQPVARNSGEHG from the coding sequence ATGAAGCCGGTGCTCACACAGAATCGGGTGCTGACTGTCCCCAATGTGCTGAGCGTCCTTCGCTTGGCACTCATTCCGGTCTTCGTCTACGTAATGCTGGTCGCGCACATCAATGGCTGGGCGGTAGCGATCCTGGTGTTCAGTGGCGTCTCCGATTGGGCCGACGGCAAGTTCGCGCGGCTGCTCAACCAATCATCGCGGCTGGGTGTGCTGCTGGACCCGGCCGTCGATCGCCTCTACATGGTCACCGTCCCCATCGTGTTGGGGCTGAGCGGCGTCGTGCCATGGTGGTTCGTCGTCACGTTGCTGGCCCGCGACGCGCTGCTGGCCGCGACGCTGCCGTTGTTGTGGAGCCGCGGACTGTCGGCGCTGCCGGTGACCTACGTCGGCAAGGCAGCAACTTTCTGCTTCATGGTCGGGTTTCCAATCATTCTGTTGGGCCAATGGGACCAATTGTGGAGCCGCGTGTTGCTGGCTTGCGGATGGGGATTCTTGATCTGGGGCATGTATGCGTATTTGTGGGCGTTCGTGCTGTACGCCGTCCAGATGACGATGGTGGTGCGGCAGATGCCCAAGCTCAAACACCGGACTCATCAGCCGGTCGCTCGGAACTCGGGTGAACATGGCTGA
- a CDS encoding DUF881 domain-containing protein has protein sequence MAESDRLLGGYDPNAGFSAHSAARPQRIPLPSLLRALLSEHLDPGYAAAAAERDRAAAPRGKRARAIDWMWQALAATLVAAVFAAAVAEARSVAPGVRAAQQLLVTSVRSTQAAAATLAQRRSALSAKVDVEQRIALADDAEGQRLLTRLDALGLAAASTPVIGPGLTVTVTDPGVGPNLSDVSKQRVSGSQQIILDRDLQLVVNSLWASGAEAISVDGARIGPNVTIRQAGGAILVDNNPTSSPYTILAVGPPHVMQDIFDRSPGLHRLRLLEISYGVGVSVNVGDGLALPAGAVRDVKFAKQIGP, from the coding sequence ATGGCTGAGTCTGATCGGCTGCTCGGCGGCTACGACCCCAACGCCGGCTTCAGCGCCCACTCAGCGGCGCGCCCACAGAGAATTCCATTGCCGTCCTTGCTTCGCGCGCTGCTGTCCGAACATCTGGATCCCGGATACGCGGCGGCTGCCGCCGAACGTGACCGTGCCGCGGCGCCACGAGGTAAGCGAGCCCGCGCCATCGACTGGATGTGGCAGGCTCTGGCGGCGACCCTGGTCGCCGCGGTGTTTGCCGCGGCGGTAGCGGAGGCGCGCTCGGTCGCACCCGGTGTGCGTGCCGCTCAGCAGCTGCTGGTCACGAGCGTGCGATCAACCCAGGCCGCCGCCGCCACGTTGGCCCAACGGCGCAGCGCACTCTCGGCGAAAGTCGACGTCGAGCAGCGGATCGCACTCGCGGACGACGCCGAGGGGCAACGGCTGCTGACCCGACTCGACGCGCTCGGCCTGGCGGCGGCCAGCACCCCAGTCATCGGCCCCGGTTTGACGGTGACCGTGACCGACCCCGGGGTGGGCCCTAATCTTTCCGACGTGTCCAAACAACGGGTGAGTGGCAGCCAGCAAATCATCCTGGACCGCGATTTGCAGCTAGTCGTCAACTCGTTGTGGGCAAGCGGCGCCGAGGCAATTTCGGTCGATGGCGCCCGGATCGGGCCGAACGTCACGATCCGGCAAGCCGGCGGAGCGATACTGGTCGACAACAATCCCACCAGTAGCCCCTACACGATCCTTGCGGTCGGGCCGCCGCACGTAATGCAAGATATCTTCGACCGCAGCCCAGGGCTGCACCGCCTGCGGTTGCTGGAGATCTCCTACGGCGTGGGCGTCAGCGTGAACGTCGGCGACGGTCTTGCGCTGCCTGCCGGAGCGGTCCGGGATGTCAAGTTCGCCAAACAGATTGGGCCCTAG
- a CDS encoding small basic family protein yields the protein MIGIAALAIGIVLGLVFHPGVPEAIEPYLPIAVVAALDAVFGGLRAYLERIFDPKVFVVSFVFNVLVAAMIVYVGDQLGVGTQLSTAIIVVLGIRIFGNTAALRRRLFGA from the coding sequence ATGATCGGTATCGCAGCACTTGCCATAGGAATCGTGCTGGGTTTGGTTTTCCATCCCGGCGTGCCCGAGGCCATCGAGCCGTATCTGCCGATCGCAGTGGTCGCGGCGCTCGACGCGGTGTTCGGCGGGCTGCGCGCCTATCTCGAGCGCATCTTTGACCCCAAGGTCTTTGTGGTTTCGTTCGTGTTCAACGTCTTGGTGGCTGCCATGATCGTCTATGTCGGTGACCAACTGGGCGTCGGCACACAGTTGTCCACCGCGATCATCGTGGTGTTGGGCATCCGCATCTTCGGCAACACCGCCGCTCTGCGGCGGCGGCTGTTCGGCGCATGA
- a CDS encoding DUF881 domain-containing protein yields MSENRPDAAPEPAGAETRAAATQHGHPQADAGDHETGRRGRHELSADHPRPPTGMTETLRGGRSRLVFGTLAIVLCLVLGVAIVTQVRQTESGDALETARPADLLVLLDSLRQREATLNAEVTELQNTLNALQASGNTDQAAIESAQARLAALSILVGAVGATGPGIRVTIDDPGPGVAPEVMIDVINELRAAGAEAIQINDAQQSVRVGVDTWVVGVPGSLTVDTKTLSPPYLILAIGDPPTLAAAMNIPGGADDSVKRVGARMSVQQADRVDVTALRQPKQHQYAQPGK; encoded by the coding sequence GTGAGCGAGAATCGCCCAGACGCCGCCCCAGAGCCCGCCGGGGCTGAAACGCGCGCCGCGGCAACCCAGCACGGTCACCCCCAAGCCGACGCAGGAGACCACGAAACCGGGCGGCGTGGCCGTCACGAGCTATCGGCCGATCATCCGCGTCCCCCGACCGGAATGACCGAGACGCTGCGGGGTGGTCGTTCCCGGCTCGTGTTCGGGACGCTGGCGATCGTGTTGTGCCTGGTACTTGGGGTTGCCATAGTTACCCAGGTCCGTCAGACCGAGTCCGGCGATGCCTTGGAAACGGCGCGTCCCGCAGACTTGTTGGTGTTGTTGGATTCGTTGCGGCAACGCGAGGCCACGCTGAACGCCGAAGTGACCGAACTTCAGAACACGCTGAACGCGTTGCAGGCATCCGGCAACACCGATCAGGCAGCCATAGAAAGCGCCCAGGCCAGATTGGCCGCGTTGTCCATCCTGGTCGGCGCCGTGGGTGCCACTGGGCCAGGCATCAGGGTAACCATCGATGATCCAGGCCCCGGAGTGGCGCCCGAAGTGATGATCGACGTGATCAACGAGCTGCGTGCCGCCGGAGCCGAGGCAATCCAGATCAACGATGCGCAGCAGTCGGTGCGGGTCGGAGTTGACACCTGGGTTGTCGGCGTTCCCGGCTCGCTGACCGTCGACACCAAAACGCTGTCCCCGCCGTATTTGATTCTGGCGATTGGTGATCCACCCACGCTGGCCGCGGCGATGAACATTCCCGGTGGTGCCGACGACAGCGTTAAACGTGTTGGCGCGCGGATGTCGGTGCAGCAGGCCGACCGAGTGGACGTAACCGCCTTGCGGCAACCAAAACAGCACCAATACGCTCAGCCCGGCAAGTGA
- the gcvH gene encoding glycine cleavage system protein GcvH, whose product MSDIPSDLHYTAEHEWIRRSSDDTVRVGITDFAQSALGDVVFVQLPAAGTEITAGETFGEVESTKSVSDLYAPISGTVSAVNSDLDGTPQLVNSDPYGAGWLLDIQVDSSDVAALDSALATLLDAEAYRGTLTE is encoded by the coding sequence GTGAGCGATATCCCGTCCGATCTGCACTACACCGCCGAACACGAGTGGATTCGCCGCAGCAGCGACGACACCGTACGGGTGGGGATCACGGACTTTGCCCAGTCGGCACTTGGCGATGTCGTCTTCGTTCAGCTGCCCGCCGCCGGCACCGAGATCACCGCCGGCGAAACCTTCGGCGAAGTGGAATCGACGAAATCTGTGTCGGATCTCTACGCGCCCATTTCGGGCACAGTGTCTGCGGTCAACAGCGACCTGGACGGCACCCCGCAATTGGTGAACTCCGACCCCTACGGGGCGGGCTGGCTGTTGGACATCCAGGTCGACAGCTCGGATGTCGCCGCCCTGGACTCAGCCTTAGCGACGCTGCTCGACGCGGAGGCCTACCGCGGCACACTGACCGAATGA
- the garA gene encoding glycogen accumulation regulator GarA, producing the protein MTDMDPDIEKDTTSDEVTVETTSVFRADFLNELDAPAQAGAESAVSGVEGLPAGSALLVVKRGPNAGSRFLLDQAITSAGRHPDSDIFLDDVTVSRRHAEFRLESHEFNVVDVGSLNGTYVNREPVDSAVLANGDEVQIGKFRLVFLTGPKQGEADGGTGGP; encoded by the coding sequence GTGACGGACATGGACCCCGATATTGAGAAGGACACGACCTCTGATGAAGTTACGGTAGAGACGACCTCCGTCTTCCGTGCAGACTTCCTCAACGAGCTGGACGCTCCCGCGCAGGCGGGTGCCGAGAGCGCGGTGTCCGGGGTGGAGGGGCTCCCCGCGGGCTCGGCGTTGCTCGTGGTCAAACGGGGCCCCAACGCTGGGTCTCGGTTCCTGCTCGACCAGGCCATCACGTCCGCCGGCCGGCATCCCGACAGCGACATCTTTCTCGACGATGTCACCGTGAGCCGTCGCCATGCCGAATTCCGGTTGGAAAGCCACGAATTCAATGTCGTCGACGTCGGAAGCCTCAACGGCACCTACGTCAACCGCGAGCCAGTGGATTCGGCGGTGCTGGCGAACGGCGACGAAGTCCAGATCGGCAAATTTCGGTTGGTGTTCTTGACCGGGCCCAAGCAAGGCGAGGCCGATGGGGGCACCGGAGGCCCGTGA